A genomic window from Mesorhizobium sp. CAU 1732 includes:
- a CDS encoding PRC-barrel domain-containing protein — MIRNLLATTAIATLVSTGAAFAQTAPAPAAPTEATPAPQVKQADGYLASNLIGETVYNGTGDDAENIGEVNDLVVDAEGNVQAIVVGVGGFLGIGQKNVALEFGLVEWTERDGEEYMVVETTREALEAQAEFDTAAFRPQPADAEVGNTQPATAEDLASAPATDEAADDAAPADGMAAAPTDEAPAGDTAVAPVPAAPTDTTAAAPADDTATTDETETAAIDRSTLNEVSDVSADNLVGTTVYGANDENVGEIGDVILSGDTVDAVIINVGGFLGIGEKEVAVGMDNLAFLSDEDGDMYLYTSLTKEQLEAQPAYDEATFAENRDEQVLIVPAQ, encoded by the coding sequence ATGATCCGCAATCTTTTGGCGACTACCGCGATTGCCACGCTCGTTTCGACCGGCGCAGCCTTCGCACAGACGGCTCCGGCCCCCGCTGCCCCGACCGAGGCTACCCCTGCACCGCAGGTGAAGCAGGCCGATGGCTACCTCGCCTCCAACCTGATCGGCGAGACCGTCTACAATGGCACCGGCGACGACGCCGAGAACATCGGCGAGGTCAATGACCTCGTCGTGGATGCCGAAGGCAACGTGCAGGCCATCGTGGTCGGCGTCGGCGGCTTCCTCGGCATCGGCCAGAAGAACGTCGCACTGGAGTTCGGTCTCGTTGAATGGACCGAACGGGACGGCGAAGAGTACATGGTCGTAGAGACGACCCGCGAGGCTCTTGAAGCCCAGGCGGAGTTCGACACGGCAGCCTTCCGGCCACAGCCGGCTGACGCCGAAGTCGGCAACACGCAGCCCGCTACCGCTGAGGATCTGGCATCCGCACCCGCGACAGACGAGGCTGCAGATGACGCCGCTCCGGCTGACGGCATGGCCGCTGCTCCCACGGATGAGGCCCCTGCCGGCGATACCGCAGTTGCTCCAGTCCCCGCAGCGCCAACCGACACGACGGCCGCCGCCCCTGCTGATGACACGGCGACGACCGACGAAACGGAAACCGCAGCGATCGATCGGTCGACGCTCAACGAGGTGAGCGACGTCAGCGCCGACAATCTCGTGGGCACGACCGTCTACGGCGCCAATGACGAGAACGTCGGTGAAATCGGCGACGTGATCCTGTCGGGCGATACGGTCGACGCCGTGATCATCAATGTCGGCGGCTTCCTCGGCATCGGCGAGAAGGAAGTAGCGGTGGGCATGGACAACCTCGCATTCCTCTCGGACGAGGATGGCGATATGTACCTCTACACCTCGCTCACCAAGGAGCAGCTTGAGGCACAGCCGGCCTATGATGAGGCGACCTTTGCCGAGAACCGCGACGAACAGGTTCTGATTGTTCCGGCTCAGTAA
- a CDS encoding VOC family protein, with translation MLNQIKGLHHVTSMARDARENNDFFTHKLGLRRVKKTVNFDAPDVYHLYYADELGTPGSVMTYFPFPNIGRGRPGTGEVGTTVFSVPEGTLGFWEERLAGQGVTGLKRSEIFGQKRLAFDGPDGDGFALAEVRNDDRAPWTNGGVGDAEAIRGFHSITMRLQDGGATAELLKFMNYEEIEKSGSVRRFAIKGDGNGADIVDVETLPVVSHARQGAGSVHHVAFAVENREKQLEVRKALMETGYQVTPVIDRDYFWAIYFRTPGGVLFEVATNEPGFDRDEDTRHLGEALKLPSQHEHLRQYLEQHLQPLDA, from the coding sequence ATGCTGAACCAGATCAAGGGTCTCCATCACGTCACGTCGATGGCGCGCGATGCACGCGAGAACAACGACTTCTTTACCCACAAGCTCGGTCTTCGCAGGGTCAAGAAGACCGTCAACTTCGACGCGCCGGACGTCTACCATCTCTACTACGCCGATGAGTTGGGCACGCCGGGCTCGGTGATGACCTACTTTCCGTTTCCCAACATCGGACGCGGCCGGCCCGGCACCGGCGAAGTCGGCACCACAGTGTTTTCCGTACCGGAAGGCACGCTGGGCTTCTGGGAAGAGCGGCTTGCCGGCCAGGGCGTCACCGGCCTGAAGCGCAGCGAGATCTTCGGCCAGAAGCGACTGGCCTTCGATGGGCCGGATGGCGACGGCTTCGCGCTGGCAGAGGTCAGGAACGACGACCGTGCCCCGTGGACGAATGGCGGCGTCGGCGACGCTGAGGCCATCCGCGGGTTCCACTCGATCACCATGCGCTTGCAGGACGGTGGCGCGACCGCCGAACTTCTCAAATTCATGAATTACGAGGAAATCGAGAAGTCGGGCAGTGTGCGTCGGTTCGCGATCAAGGGTGACGGCAACGGCGCCGATATCGTCGATGTCGAGACGCTGCCCGTCGTCAGCCATGCGCGGCAGGGTGCGGGTTCCGTCCACCATGTCGCCTTCGCGGTCGAAAACCGCGAGAAGCAGTTGGAAGTCCGCAAGGCGCTCATGGAAACCGGCTATCAGGTCACGCCGGTGATCGACCGCGATTACTTCTGGGCGATCTATTTCCGTACGCCGGGTGGCGTCCTGTTCGAAGTCGCAACCAACGAACCTGGTTTCGACCGCGACGAGGATACCAGGCATCTCGGTGAGGCACTCAAGCTGCCGAGCCAGCACGAGCATTTGCGCCAATACCTGGAGCAGCACCTCCAGCCGCTGGACGCCTGA
- a CDS encoding diacylglycerol kinase family protein, whose translation MRFQVILNRDGGTLRTLDLDQFSTRMRQTLEDAGHTVKVDIVPGSEIEATLDTALRSRCDVIMVGGGDGTVSSAAGKLNGSKKVLAILPAGTMNLFARSLAIPLQLDQAVASFADGEVRAVDLASANGRIFIHQFSIGMHAKLIKLREKREFASRLGKIRASVQAGFGTFFRPPRIRVAMTIDGKEMTFSTAGIGVTNNLFGEGHLPYADTPDGGVLGVYVTRARRKRDLARFFFNMALGRWRANDQVDIFSAKTVTVKLASHHKRLGCAMDGELCKLSEVTELEILPGALKVLAPRQS comes from the coding sequence ATGCGCTTTCAGGTCATTCTCAACCGCGATGGCGGGACGTTGCGTACGCTCGACCTCGACCAATTTTCCACACGGATGCGACAGACGCTGGAAGATGCCGGACACACCGTAAAGGTTGACATCGTTCCCGGCTCCGAGATCGAAGCCACACTCGACACGGCGCTCAGGAGCAGGTGTGACGTCATCATGGTGGGCGGCGGCGATGGCACCGTGTCGTCCGCTGCCGGAAAGCTCAACGGATCGAAGAAGGTTCTTGCGATCCTGCCGGCCGGCACGATGAACCTGTTTGCCCGCAGCCTGGCGATCCCGCTCCAACTCGATCAGGCTGTGGCGTCATTTGCGGATGGCGAGGTGCGCGCAGTCGATCTCGCGAGCGCCAACGGCCGCATCTTCATCCACCAGTTTTCGATCGGAATGCATGCCAAGCTGATCAAGCTTCGTGAAAAGCGGGAGTTTGCATCGCGGCTCGGCAAAATTCGCGCGTCGGTGCAGGCGGGCTTCGGGACGTTTTTCCGGCCGCCGCGCATCCGGGTTGCGATGACCATCGACGGCAAGGAGATGACGTTCTCGACCGCGGGTATCGGGGTGACGAACAATCTCTTCGGCGAGGGTCATCTTCCCTACGCTGACACGCCGGATGGCGGGGTGCTCGGCGTCTATGTAACGCGCGCGCGCCGCAAGCGCGATCTTGCCCGGTTCTTCTTCAACATGGCGCTGGGGCGCTGGCGCGCGAACGACCAGGTCGATATCTTCAGCGCGAAGACGGTCACGGTAAAGCTTGCCTCGCATCACAAGCGACTTGGCTGCGCGATGGATGGAGAGTTGTGCAAGCTGAGTGAAGT
- a CDS encoding alpha/beta hydrolase, whose product MAIDSYIHKTAGGKAGGPLLFVFHGTGADENQFFGFGQDLVPGATVVSPRGDVSEHGAARFFRRTGEGVYDMADLERATTRMADFVTAHVEHAKPSAVLGLGYSNGANILASVIFAKPDVFDASVLMHPLIPFAPKIAGDLTSKRMLITAGRRDPICPPDLTIALEGHLRKADAEVELVWHDGGHDLRQNEVMAAAEFFAPYHATA is encoded by the coding sequence ATGGCGATCGACAGCTACATCCACAAGACCGCCGGCGGGAAAGCCGGCGGTCCCCTCCTCTTCGTGTTTCATGGCACGGGGGCCGACGAAAACCAGTTCTTCGGCTTCGGCCAGGATCTCGTGCCCGGCGCGACGGTCGTCTCGCCGCGCGGCGATGTCTCCGAGCATGGCGCGGCGCGCTTCTTCCGCCGAACCGGCGAAGGCGTCTACGACATGGCCGACCTCGAACGTGCGACAACGCGGATGGCCGATTTCGTAACCGCTCACGTCGAGCACGCGAAGCCGTCGGCAGTGCTAGGGCTCGGCTATTCCAACGGCGCGAACATTCTGGCGTCCGTCATCTTCGCAAAACCGGACGTCTTCGACGCGTCCGTGCTCATGCATCCACTGATCCCGTTCGCACCGAAGATCGCCGGTGATCTGACCAGCAAGCGTATGCTCATCACCGCCGGACGGCGCGATCCGATCTGCCCTCCGGACCTGACGATCGCCCTTGAGGGTCATCTGCGCAAAGCAGACGCGGAGGTGGAACTTGTCTGGCACGATGGCGGTCACGATCTTCGCCAGAACGAGGTAATGGCTGCGGCCGAGTTTTTCGCGCCATATCACGCCACGGCATAA